From Streptomyces chrestomyceticus JCM 4735, one genomic window encodes:
- a CDS encoding SUKH-4 family immunity protein encodes MVTFAQAQERAERWVNEDVPGPFRRAVRVREFDLGFVAWAEDRAGGPTTEGGRARLVIARDSGETTLWPGLPVGEVIRRYEEEYGAVADAVVAEAPPRRIDLEATSFLLTPPEWLQEAADRRTSGAGLVLPVDGPAVPADDSSVPADAPSVPDRGASVSVPDQAASGPVPGQAASVRDEPAVVTPWAGTDVRADEDADDRSVGLPATVFAPPLAGFDDEDTPPAGAKAEARTELIAGGSQLPRTMMAPAVGDAGAGGPVVPPMPSSPPSSPLPGPPAGAVPYGGPVPPADAAGPDAAGLSELPPPSGPPIADVPPPPAYAGSGAAEGPGAPPPPPGAGVHAAATMLADGAALPGNAGGPPPPPGVPGADRTGPGAPDGGADAPAPSAAAPAGGYIPTQLVSQLDADQVDLSAVDGPEAAGPEGEQGPPGPPSAGPGAGGGVHAAATMLAGGAVLSSDAAGPGGPGAPGGAGGPAGPGVPPPPAPPGVPKASGASGASGAPGASGTPADQSASGAAGGPPPPPSAPPSAPPSAGPGGSAGPGGPAGPGGGVHAAATMLADGAGGLGGPGMPPPGVPGPPAPAPAAPGPVASGPVASGPAVPPPGMPPSAAQPLATPPASGSYGYPQAPPSGQPTVGPGYMAVLSYRAPDGSEQKIVRRSAPGTPHPEWQLLHELRAMNVPPQQVLELHTELESCDVPGGYCARMVRETWPQVRISHTAAYGTEHASRQQGVRHLVEHQGELHQVADGPARPAPVRAPLPHPSQVQAAPPVPPQVFGQELEQAFGPQGIFRFDQRAVSRHGVPEVVAQTLVWAGLPVDFGPFFWAQAQPGRPVPTLAELAAERGVRPAADAGSYLVMGNDFGRQLCVQYGTAHIVAVPLDGGAQGPGGQPAVPQFVNSGLPEFVRCLAMLGRMWRLRYGLTPEQAGRWTVDFQAQLVALDAPALGSPETWWSVLLEQMWDGLL; translated from the coding sequence GTGGTGACGTTCGCGCAGGCGCAGGAGCGCGCGGAGCGCTGGGTCAACGAGGACGTGCCGGGTCCGTTCCGGCGTGCGGTGCGGGTGCGGGAGTTCGACCTGGGGTTCGTGGCCTGGGCGGAGGACCGCGCGGGCGGTCCGACGACGGAGGGCGGCCGGGCCCGGCTGGTGATCGCGCGGGACAGCGGGGAGACGACGCTGTGGCCGGGGCTGCCGGTGGGTGAGGTGATCCGGCGGTACGAGGAGGAGTACGGCGCGGTGGCGGACGCTGTGGTGGCGGAGGCGCCGCCGCGGCGGATCGATCTGGAGGCGACGTCGTTCCTGCTGACGCCGCCGGAGTGGCTGCAGGAGGCGGCGGACCGGCGGACGTCGGGGGCGGGGCTGGTGCTGCCCGTCGACGGGCCGGCCGTACCGGCGGACGACTCTTCCGTACCGGCGGATGCCCCTTCCGTGCCGGATCGGGGTGCTTCCGTGTCCGTACCGGATCAGGCCGCTTCCGGACCGGTTCCGGGTCAGGCTGCTTCCGTACGGGACGAGCCGGCCGTCGTGACGCCGTGGGCGGGGACGGACGTCCGGGCGGACGAGGACGCCGACGACCGTTCGGTGGGGCTGCCGGCGACGGTCTTCGCGCCGCCGCTCGCCGGGTTCGACGACGAGGACACGCCGCCGGCGGGCGCGAAGGCCGAGGCCAGGACGGAACTGATCGCGGGCGGCAGTCAGTTGCCGCGGACGATGATGGCGCCGGCGGTCGGGGACGCGGGGGCCGGCGGGCCGGTGGTGCCGCCGATGCCGTCGTCGCCTCCGTCGTCGCCGCTGCCGGGGCCGCCCGCCGGGGCCGTGCCGTACGGCGGCCCGGTGCCGCCCGCGGACGCGGCCGGACCGGACGCGGCGGGACTGTCCGAGCTGCCGCCGCCGTCCGGGCCGCCGATCGCCGATGTGCCGCCGCCCCCTGCGTACGCGGGTTCCGGCGCCGCCGAAGGGCCGGGGGCGCCGCCTCCGCCGCCCGGTGCCGGTGTGCACGCGGCCGCGACGATGCTGGCGGACGGTGCGGCGCTGCCGGGGAACGCGGGCGGTCCGCCGCCGCCTCCCGGTGTGCCGGGTGCGGACCGTACGGGTCCGGGCGCGCCGGACGGTGGTGCGGACGCGCCGGCGCCGTCCGCCGCCGCTCCGGCGGGCGGGTACATCCCGACGCAGCTCGTGTCGCAGCTCGACGCCGATCAGGTGGATCTGAGCGCGGTGGACGGTCCGGAGGCGGCCGGGCCGGAAGGGGAGCAGGGGCCGCCCGGTCCGCCGTCGGCCGGGCCCGGTGCCGGTGGTGGGGTGCACGCGGCGGCGACGATGCTGGCCGGGGGCGCCGTGCTGTCGTCCGACGCGGCCGGGCCGGGCGGTCCGGGTGCTCCGGGCGGCGCCGGTGGTCCCGCCGGTCCCGGTGTGCCGCCGCCCCCGGCGCCTCCCGGCGTGCCGAAAGCTTCCGGTGCGTCTGGTGCGTCTGGTGCGCCTGGTGCTTCCGGTACTCCCGCTGACCAGTCCGCGTCCGGCGCCGCGGGCGGCCCGCCTCCGCCTCCGTCCGCTCCGCCGTCCGCGCCGCCCTCGGCCGGTCCCGGCGGATCGGCCGGTCCCGGCGGTCCGGCCGGCCCCGGCGGCGGTGTGCACGCCGCCGCGACGATGCTGGCCGACGGCGCCGGTGGCCTGGGCGGCCCCGGTATGCCGCCGCCCGGCGTTCCGGGCCCGCCCGCCCCCGCTCCGGCCGCGCCCGGCCCCGTGGCCTCGGGCCCGGTGGCATCCGGCCCGGCCGTGCCGCCGCCCGGAATGCCGCCGTCCGCCGCGCAGCCGCTCGCCACGCCGCCCGCCTCCGGCTCGTACGGCTATCCGCAGGCGCCGCCGTCCGGGCAGCCGACCGTCGGCCCCGGCTACATGGCCGTCCTGAGCTACCGCGCCCCGGACGGTTCCGAGCAGAAGATCGTGCGGCGTTCCGCGCCGGGCACCCCGCATCCGGAGTGGCAGCTTCTGCACGAGCTGCGCGCCATGAACGTCCCGCCGCAGCAGGTGCTGGAGCTGCACACGGAGCTGGAGTCGTGCGACGTGCCGGGCGGGTACTGCGCGCGGATGGTGCGGGAGACCTGGCCGCAGGTGCGGATCAGCCACACCGCCGCGTACGGGACGGAGCACGCCTCGCGGCAGCAGGGGGTGCGGCACCTCGTGGAGCACCAGGGTGAGCTGCACCAGGTGGCGGACGGTCCGGCGCGGCCCGCGCCGGTGCGGGCGCCGTTGCCGCACCCGTCCCAAGTGCAGGCGGCGCCGCCGGTGCCGCCGCAGGTGTTCGGGCAGGAGCTGGAGCAGGCGTTCGGTCCGCAGGGGATCTTCCGTTTCGATCAGCGGGCGGTCTCCCGGCACGGGGTGCCGGAGGTGGTGGCGCAGACGCTGGTGTGGGCCGGGCTGCCGGTGGACTTCGGGCCGTTCTTCTGGGCGCAGGCGCAGCCGGGGCGTCCGGTGCCGACGCTGGCGGAGCTGGCGGCGGAGCGCGGGGTGCGGCCGGCTGCCGACGCGGGGTCGTACCTGGTCATGGGGAACGACTTCGGCCGTCAGCTATGTGTGCAGTACGGGACGGCGCACATCGTGGCGGTGCCGTTGGACGGTGGTGCGCAGGGGCCGGGCGGGCAGCCGGCGGTGCCGCAGTTCGTGAACAGCGGGCTGCCGGAGTTCGTGCGCTGTCTGGCGATGCTGGGCCGGATGTGGCGGCTGCGGTACGGGCTGACGCCGGAGCAGGCGGGGCGCTGGACGGTGGACTTCCAGGCGCAGCTTGTGGCGCTGGACGCGCCCGCGCTGGGGTCGCCGGAGACGTGGTGGTCGGTGCTGCTCGAACAGATGTGGGACGGGCTGCTGTAG